TTCCATCTTTTATGAGTACACCACCTGCGGAAAATTCGTACAGCACTATGTTAAAATATAGTAAGGAGGATTCAATTATGCAGGAAGAAAAGAAACAAGAGATGAATTTGAGAGAAGAGATCGAAAGGTTGGAAAAGGAGCTGAAAACTCTCAAAGAGAAGATAGGCATTGAAGAAAAACCTATAGTGCAGGTGCCTTTTGAGAAAGCGAGAGAGATCACCACATCACTTCTGGATGTTGCCAACAGGATTATAAAAGTAGCCTCTGCTGCCGCATCGGGTGCCATAGAAGGTGCTAAAAGGGAACTGGAAAGATCAAAGGAGGGGCAAAAACAGGAGCAAGAAAAGAAAGAGCAGTAAATTATGAATTACTGGCGTGGTATCATACACAGATACAGGGAGTTTTTACCCGTTTCAGAAAGCACCCCTGTAGTTACTCTCTGTGAAGGTAATACACCCCTTATACACGCTGAAAATCTGGCAAAGGGAATAGGTTTTAAAGGGGAGATCTTTCTCAAGTATGAGGGGCTGAATCCTACAGGTTCTTTTAAGGACAGAGGAATGACTTTAGCCATCTCTAAAGCGGTTGAATCTGGAAAAAAGGCTGTAATATGTGCGTCCACAGGAAATACATCGGCTTCTGCTGCCGCATACGCTGCAAAAGCTAAGCTAAAAGCCTATGTACTGCTTCCTAAAGGTGCAGTAGCTCTTGGTAAACTTTCCCAGGCTGTCATATATGGAGCAAAGGTGATAGCTGTGCAGGGAAACTTTGATGACGCCCTTTACATAGTAAGGAAGATAGGAGAGCTTCTTCCGGTTGAGATAGTGAATTCTGTGAATCCTTATCGTATAGAGGGGCAAAAGACTGCAGCCTTTGAAATATGCGACGCTTTAGGAGAAGCACCGGACTATCACTTTATTCCTGTTGGTAACGCCGGAAACATAACAGCCTATTGGAAGGGATACAAAGAGTATTACCAAAAGGGGAAGATAAAGAAGTTACCTAAGATGATGGGTTGGCAGGCTGAAGGTTCAGCTCCTATAGTGAAAGGTTATGTGATAAAAAACCCTCAAACCATAGCCACGGCTATAAGGATAGGTAATCCTTACAGCTGGCAACAGGCTCTTCAAGCTGCAAGCGAATCAAAGGGGAAGATAGATGCGGTTAGCGACGATGAAATTCTGAATGCATATAAGCTTGTAGCATCAAAGGAAGGTATATTCTGTGAACCCGCATCCGCAGCCTCCATAGCTGGACTTATAAAGCTAACAAGGGAAGGCTACTTTAAAGGTGGTGAGGTAGTTGTGTGTACTCTCACCGGGAATGGTTTAAAAGATCCAAATACCGCTATAAGCGTTTGTGAAGAACCAATAAACGTACCACCTGATGTGGAGAAGGTACTTGAGGTTATAAAGCTATGAAGGTGGTGAAGGTTCATAAAAAAAATGCGCTTTCTTCTGCGGCTGAAATCATAAAACGAGGTGGGATCGTTTTCTCACCTACAGATACTATCTACGGACTTTTGGCAAATGCTCTTGACAGAGAAGCAGTAGAAAGACTCTACTCTATAAGAAGACCTTCGGGAAGACCTTTTATAATACTCCTCCCCAATAAAGAATGGCTTGGAGCTTTTGATCTTTATGCTGATAGAAAGTATTGGGATCTGCTTGATGCCCACGTCACGATCATCTTCTACAAAAAAAACACTATACCTTTGTATCTGACAAAGGGCAAAAAGAGCTTAGCTTTTAGGATACCAAAGAGAGGTACTTTTGTGAGAGCTCTACTCACTTTGCTTGACTTACCTCTCGTTGCACCAAGTGCCAATCCAGAAGGTTTAAAACCTGCAGTGGATGTAAAAATGGCGGAGGAATACTTCGGTGACAGGATAGATCTGTACATAGATGGGGGATACGTTGAAGGAAAGCCTTCCACTATAGTGAGATTCATAGGTAAAAGGAGCTTTAGGCTTGTAAGGGAAGGAAATGTGAAGTTTGAAGATTTTTTGAACTTTGCAAAAAACATCACAGCCTAAAGCTGTCGCTTCCTCTGTATCCCACAAGTTTTTGAATAGCCTCCGCAAATTCCCTTATCTCTTTTTGCGCACCCGCATGTGTCCTGAGAGTTATAAAGTTATCAAGTGAGATTCTCGGAACTGTCCAGTAGTACTTGGTGTGCATAAATTGAGGGAGAATTCCCCTCGCAAGCTCTTTGGCAACTCCTTTATTAACCATATCTTTATAAAGTGTCTGTAAGTCAGCAATATACCACTTTATCTTTTTAAGAAATATAGAGTTCCACGGCTCTTGTATCTTTTCATCTACAGATGCCTGTCTGTTCTTTTCAGCCTGCTTCCTCAAATAATCAGGCATATAAAAGGTCGGATCGTAACTCACATACCTCCTGCTAACCTCGTTGAAAGATCCAAAGCGATGCCTATGCCACTGTCTTGCCACAAATAATGGACACTCAACTACAAAGGTGTAATAATCCATCACAGTCCCAAGCTCAAGTTTGTCCACAAGTCCGATCCAACCTGAGGAGGTCTCCATCTTCTCAATAACGTAGGAAGTATCTGTGGAGTAGCTATCAGTATATTTCCCTTCAATAATTCCAAAGGTCGCTGGGAGTCTGTTGCGCACAGCTTCCTTTATCTCTTCTGACATCCACTCCATCGCATTTATAAAGTTTCTCAGGTTTAGCCAAACGTAACCCCCAGCCCAATAAACTTGAAAGACGGGACTACTTACCCTCTCCATAAGCTCAAGCCACACTCTTTTTTCCCCCTCAAAAGCTATAATTACGTGTTCAAAAGGGCTTGCATGCCTGTGTTCAAACAGATACTTTATGAGCTTTTTGTCCCTTTCTATATCCACCTGAGTATCCTTATCAAAGGACACCCTCGCACACCTGACTATCCTCTGATCGGAACCCATAATGTATACTTTCATGCTTCTGTCTATTTTATAATACTTGAGCTATGCAAAGTATGACAGGTGTTGGGAAGTTCGTATTTGAGAATGAGAAATGGACTGTAACGGTTTTTGTAAAAAGCGTAAACTCAAAGGGTTTGGATATATTTGTAAAGTCCAATTACAATTTATCGTCGGCTGAGTTGAACATAAGAAAGCTTGTGAGAGAGTTTATTACAAGGGGAACGGTAAACATGCACATAGATATAGCACCCAAAATAGCTTCCTCACCTGTAGATCTCAAAAAGATTTTCCTGAATGTTGAGATTATAAAGCTTGTAGCGAAAGAGCTTGGGCTTGAGCTTACAGACGATACTATACTTCAAACCGCATGGAGATACTCAGAAAAAACCGCTGAAGAACTTAGTCCAGATCTTGAGGAATGCCTTTACAGTGCAGTGCGAGGCGCTCTTGAAGATCTCGTAAAAAGCAGAAAGGAAGAAGGCAAGCACATAAAAGAAGACACTATGGCAAGGCTGCAAAAAATAGAAAACTTATTAATTGAGATTGAGAGGCAAAAGGATAAGGTTTTAAACTCTGTAAAAAGTAGAGTACTTGAAAAGGCAAAGGATCTCAACCTACCTGAAGAACACCCCACCGTGCTTAACGAGATCACTTTCATACTATCGAGGATGGATGTGGATGAAGAACTGACAAGATTTAAAGCTCATATGCACAGATTGAAGGAGCTTATAAACTTTGAGGGAGAGGTAGGGAGGAAGCTGGACTTTACGCTTCAAGAAATGCACAGGGAGATAAACACCTTGGGTAACAAAATGCCTGAATTTTCCCAACTTGTTGTTGAAATAAAGTCTGAAATAGACAGGTTAAAACAACAGGTGGCAAACGTAGAATAGGTGGTGTATAATAATAACTCAGCGGGCGTAGCTCAGTGGTGGAGCGGCTGCTTGCCATGCAGCAGGTCGCGGGTTCGAGTCCCGTCGCCCGCTCCATTTTAGATTCCTAAGTCATCTACTGATGAATACTTTTTACAGGTTTTGCCTTCACACACTACAAGACCTTGTATATCTTTTTTTATTACAAACTTAAAAGGTCTGAAGGCTTTTAGCATATCCTCAAAGTAACTTTGCGTTTCCACCTTAAAGATACCTTTTAAATACGCATAAAGACTTATAAGGTAAGAATGGGAAGCCATCGGTAATTCCCTTACAAAACGTGAGAAAGCCATCAAGCTTTTCTCTGCATACTCCCCATACTTGTTATCGCTTAAAGCGGACTCCATAAGGAGTAACAGATAAGGAGCCATACCGTTAACGGATTGAGTGGGTGTGTCTTGGAGTGGTTTGTTCTTTATCTTAAGAAGTCCCTCACCTTCCTGGTGTGTATCAAAAAAGCCCCAACCTTGACTGTCCCAAAAGAGTTCTATAGATCTATCCAGCAGATTCTTTGACATTTCAAGATAAGCTTTATCCTGTGTGACCTCAAAGAGGGAAAAAAGCCCCTTTGATAGGAATAGGTAATCTTCAGAATATCCCTTTACATCTTCGTTATGCTCAAGATATCCATCTTTGTATCTCTCTTTAAGTAGCCTTTTTGCTGTTTTTTCTGCCATCTTTAGCGCCCACTCATCTTCAAAAACCTTATAGTAGGTACAAAGAGCATCTATCATAAGCCCGTTCCAGTTTGTGTATATAGTTTTGTCTATATAGGGTATCTGCCTGCGATTCCTATAACTGATCATTTTCCTTTTTGCGCTTTCTATAAGCTCTTTTACTCTTTCCTCTTTTATTCCCAAAATTTCACTTATTTGATCAGATTTTGTATTTATAAAGGGTACGTTCTTTTCTGGATTGTCATGCATTCTTCCTCTCGTACCTATACCGAAGTAAAGGCTTATTACCTTCAGCTCTTCCGCTTCAAGCAAGGATTCAAGTTCTTTTAATGTAAAGGTGTAGTAACCGCCTTCATCAAGAGTACCTATATCGGCATCCTGGGATGCGTAAAAACCTCCTTCTGGATCACAACCGTAAAGTCTGTAGTAGTCTATTATGCCCTTTGCTACGTATTCGTAAAGGGGATCTTCGAAAACCTTGTAAGCTAACGAGTAAAGCCCTAAAAGTTCCGCATTGTCATAAAGCATTTTTTCAAAGTGTGGTATATTCCAAGTTTCATCCGTTGAGTACCTGAAAAAGCCACCAAGAAGGTGATCGTAAACACCGCCTCTTGCCATAGCGTTTAGCGATACCTCCATAGCCTTTTTAACAAGATCTTGCTTTGTGAAGTGGTAATGATAAAGCAAAAGCTCAAAAGCTTTAGCGTGATGAAACTTAGGAGCCGATCCTATACCTCCACTTTCGTAATCTATAGAGGAGAGTAGAGTGCCTATACCTCTGTTTAAAAGTTCTTCATCAAGAGTGTCTTTAAAGCTCATAAGACTATAGCTTTGTAACTCTCTGAAAATTTGTTCTGCAGATCTTAGCACCCTATCCCTATCCTCCCTCCAAAGTTGTGAGATCCTTAAAAGCAATGATTTAAAGCCAGGTCTTCCCCACCTGTCTTCTGGTGGAAAGTAGGTACCTCCAAAGAAGATCTTTCCTTCAGGTGTGAGAAAAACTGTCAAAGGCCATCCGCCACTTCCCGTGAGAGCTATCACTGTATCTTGATATCTTCTATCTATGTCAGGTCTTTCATCCCTATCCACCTTTATAGCAACAAAGTTTTCGTTTATTATGTTCGCTATCTGCGGATCTTCAAAGCTCTCCTTTGCCATCACATGACACCAATGGCACCATACACCTCCTATGGATAGCAGTATGGGTTTATCCTCTCTCTTAGCCTTTTCAAAAGCTTCGTTACACCACTCATACCAATCAACGGGCTGATGGGCGGACTTTTTAAGATAAGGGCTTTTGGCATTTATCAATCTGTTTGGCATACACATAAATTATGCGAAAAAGTACAAAAAGGAAGATGAGGGAGATTAGGCTTTACTGCATAAAGTAATCAAAGTTTACCCTCGTAACCTTCCCTTTGCTGTCTTTTATATACACGTTTATTGAGTAAAGACCTTTATCAGACATCTGAAACCATCCACCGAAATTGTCTCCGTATTGATGAGGATATTTGGTAAGTACCTTTCTTTCAGCTCTCAACAGCGGGGATCTTACCTCAGCTTCTACTGTGTAGTTAGACAGATAGATTACCTTACCGCCTTCCTCCTTCCAAAGGGCAACAGCAAGGTGATGAGTATCGTAGGGTTTGGGTTCGCCGTGACTTCTTACCAAAAGCTCGTAAGCTCTCGGAAAGGTTTTTCTAACTTCTTCAATGCTAATTACACCTATGCTTACATTCATATTAGGGAGTTTTTTTGTAAGAGGTGTTTTAAGTATCTCGTCATCTTGAGCTAAAGCAAAAGGTAACATTGCCAATAAGAAGAAAAGCACGGATGCGATTCTCTCTCTCATTTTTCTCCACCTCCTTACTTATAAAATAAACTACCAATCTTTCCGTCGCTATTAGAACTTTACAGCTTCTTTATAAGTTAGCCTTATAAAGCTTCAGTCTATTACCGGATTTATGGAACTGTTTTATAATTTCATCCAATGGCAATGAAAGAAAAAGTTGTCAGGTTTTGTGTGTCCCTTCCCAAATACCTTCTTGAGGAATTAGATAGGAGGATAATAAAGAGAGGTTATTCATCAAGGTCAGAGCTTGTGAGGGACCTCATAAGGGAACTTATGATAGAGGAAAATTGGCAAAAAGGGGAAGAGGTTATAGGTGTCTTAACTGTTGTGTACGACCATCACCAGAGAGAACTGAGTCAGAAAATGCTTGACATACAGCACAGCGCTCACGTAAAGGTGCTTTGCAGTACGCATATACATCTTGATCACCATAACTGTCTTGAGTGTATAATGCTAAAGGGTAAACCAGATGAGATAGAAAACATCTCCATAAGCATAGGAGGTTTAAGGGGTGTAAAGTTTGCAAAGCTCACCAAAGCCTCCACGGTTGTATAATCATAGCATGCTTTTGAAAGAGTGGAGTCTTTTCATAGACAGTGTGAGGAGTTTCTTCAAGGACAGGGGATATCTTGAAGTTCACACAAGCATATTTCAAACGTATCCCAATATTGATCCGCACGTAGAACCTTTCAGCCTTGAGCTAAGCGGTAACTGTCCAAAAAGGGTTTGGCTGAGAACATCACCGGAGAATTCCATGAAAAAGTTGATCAGCAAATATCGTACCGATATTTTTCAAATAGGTAAAGTCTTTAGAAGAGATCCTTGCAGTAAGATCCATAGACCTGAATTTACAATGCTTGAGTGGTACAGGATAGGAAAAGATTATAACTACTTAATACAAGAGATAGGAGAACTTTTGAAATACCTTGGTGTTTCGCAGGATTATGAAATCATCAGATTGGAACATGCCTTTGAGGAGTATACCGGAGTTGTGCTGTCCGAAGATGAGGAGATTTTCAAAAACAATCTCATATCTTACGGTTATCCCTTTAAAGACGATGAGGACTGGGAAAGTATTTTCTACGAGATATACATACAAATGGAAAGACATTTGGGTAAGGAAAAGCCTACCTTTTTGACACATTTTCCTACGAGGTTGAGCGCTTATGCTAAAGTGGAAGGAGGTTACGCAGAAAGGTTTGAGCTTTATATAAAAGGTGTGGAGATAGCCAACGGTTGGACGGAAGAAACATCAAAAAGCGAGATAGAGAGGAGAATGAAACTTTATCTACAAGGAAGAGAAATGCCTATGGATGAAGAACTTTTAAAGGCATACGAAGATTTTCCCGAATGTGCGGGCTGTTCCATAGGTCTTGAGAGACTCTTTCTGGTTCTTAAAGGTTTTGAGAGTATGGATGACCTTGAGTTCTTAATTTAGAGATCTCTTGGATGTATTACTCCCTCTTCCGTTATTATTGCGGTTATGTTTTCTGCAGGCGTAATATCAAAAGCCAAATGAAGAGCTGGTGTATCATCAGGTGCGAACTTGCAACCCTTAAAAGACTTTATCTCATCTCCCGATCTCTCCTCTACTGGTATTTCATCTTGACTCTCCATACTCGGATCGAAGGTTGATGTAGGTGCAACTACGTAAAAGGGTATGTTGTGAGTTTTTGCAAGGACAGACAACGTATAAGTGCCTATCTTATTTGCCACGTCTCCTCTTTTGGTTATCCTATCTGCACCTACAAAGATAGCATCTATAAGTCCCTTCTTCATGAGAAAACCTGCAGTCATATCCGTGATGAGTGTGTGTGGTATACCCTCTTTGAGAAGCTCCCAGGCTGTTAGTCTCGCACCTTGCATGTAAGGTCTCGTCTCATTCACAAAAACGTGTATCTTTTTGCCCGAATAATGAGCCGATCTTATAACCCCAAGTGCGGTCCCCCATCCAGCTGTCGCCAACGCCCCTGTATTACAGTGAGTAAGTATCCTCATACCATCCTTTATAAACTCACTACCTATCTGACCCATCCTTTTGTTTGCATTGTAGTCTTCTTTCTCTATATTGATAGCTTCTTGTTCAATATCCTTGCCTTCTTTTAAAGCCTTCGCCATCCTGTTCAAAGCCCAAAAAAGGTTATAAGCTGTCGGTCTTGTATTTTTCAACACAGCCTGTACCTTTTCAGGCTCCTCCCTTTTTATACCAAGAACGAAACCGTAAGCGGCTACACAGCCTATAGCAGGCGCT
This genomic interval from Hydrogenobacter sp. contains the following:
- the thrC gene encoding threonine synthase, encoding MNYWRGIIHRYREFLPVSESTPVVTLCEGNTPLIHAENLAKGIGFKGEIFLKYEGLNPTGSFKDRGMTLAISKAVESGKKAVICASTGNTSASAAAYAAKAKLKAYVLLPKGAVALGKLSQAVIYGAKVIAVQGNFDDALYIVRKIGELLPVEIVNSVNPYRIEGQKTAAFEICDALGEAPDYHFIPVGNAGNITAYWKGYKEYYQKGKIKKLPKMMGWQAEGSAPIVKGYVIKNPQTIATAIRIGNPYSWQQALQAASESKGKIDAVSDDEILNAYKLVASKEGIFCEPASAASIAGLIKLTREGYFKGGEVVVCTLTGNGLKDPNTAISVCEEPINVPPDVEKVLEVIKL
- a CDS encoding L-threonylcarbamoyladenylate synthase, with product MKVVKVHKKNALSSAAEIIKRGGIVFSPTDTIYGLLANALDREAVERLYSIRRPSGRPFIILLPNKEWLGAFDLYADRKYWDLLDAHVTIIFYKKNTIPLYLTKGKKSLAFRIPKRGTFVRALLTLLDLPLVAPSANPEGLKPAVDVKMAEEYFGDRIDLYIDGGYVEGKPSTIVRFIGKRSFRLVREGNVKFEDFLNFAKNITA
- the thyX gene encoding FAD-dependent thymidylate synthase, yielding MKVYIMGSDQRIVRCARVSFDKDTQVDIERDKKLIKYLFEHRHASPFEHVIIAFEGEKRVWLELMERVSSPVFQVYWAGGYVWLNLRNFINAMEWMSEEIKEAVRNRLPATFGIIEGKYTDSYSTDTSYVIEKMETSSGWIGLVDKLELGTVMDYYTFVVECPLFVARQWHRHRFGSFNEVSRRYVSYDPTFYMPDYLRKQAEKNRQASVDEKIQEPWNSIFLKKIKWYIADLQTLYKDMVNKGVAKELARGILPQFMHTKYYWTVPRISLDNFITLRTHAGAQKEIREFAEAIQKLVGYRGSDSFRL
- a CDS encoding DUF1732 domain-containing protein translates to MQSMTGVGKFVFENEKWTVTVFVKSVNSKGLDIFVKSNYNLSSAELNIRKLVREFITRGTVNMHIDIAPKIASSPVDLKKIFLNVEIIKLVAKELGLELTDDTILQTAWRYSEKTAEELSPDLEECLYSAVRGALEDLVKSRKEEGKHIKEDTMARLQKIENLLIEIERQKDKVLNSVKSRVLEKAKDLNLPEEHPTVLNEITFILSRMDVDEELTRFKAHMHRLKELINFEGEVGRKLDFTLQEMHREINTLGNKMPEFSQLVVEIKSEIDRLKQQVANVE
- a CDS encoding thioredoxin domain-containing protein; the protein is MPNRLINAKSPYLKKSAHQPVDWYEWCNEAFEKAKREDKPILLSIGGVWCHWCHVMAKESFEDPQIANIINENFVAIKVDRDERPDIDRRYQDTVIALTGSGGWPLTVFLTPEGKIFFGGTYFPPEDRWGRPGFKSLLLRISQLWREDRDRVLRSAEQIFRELQSYSLMSFKDTLDEELLNRGIGTLLSSIDYESGGIGSAPKFHHAKAFELLLYHYHFTKQDLVKKAMEVSLNAMARGGVYDHLLGGFFRYSTDETWNIPHFEKMLYDNAELLGLYSLAYKVFEDPLYEYVAKGIIDYYRLYGCDPEGGFYASQDADIGTLDEGGYYTFTLKELESLLEAEELKVISLYFGIGTRGRMHDNPEKNVPFINTKSDQISEILGIKEERVKELIESAKRKMISYRNRRQIPYIDKTIYTNWNGLMIDALCTYYKVFEDEWALKMAEKTAKRLLKERYKDGYLEHNEDVKGYSEDYLFLSKGLFSLFEVTQDKAYLEMSKNLLDRSIELFWDSQGWGFFDTHQEGEGLLKIKNKPLQDTPTQSVNGMAPYLLLLMESALSDNKYGEYAEKSLMAFSRFVRELPMASHSYLISLYAYLKGIFKVETQSYFEDMLKAFRPFKFVIKKDIQGLVVCEGKTCKKYSSVDDLGI
- the nikR gene encoding nickel-responsive transcriptional regulator NikR codes for the protein MKEKVVRFCVSLPKYLLEELDRRIIKRGYSSRSELVRDLIRELMIEENWQKGEEVIGVLTVVYDHHQRELSQKMLDIQHSAHVKVLCSTHIHLDHHNCLECIMLKGKPDEIENISISIGGLRGVKFAKLTKASTVV
- the epmA gene encoding elongation factor P--(R)-beta-lysine ligase, producing MLLKEWSLFIDSVRSFFKDRGYLEVHTSIFQTYPNIDPHVEPFSLELSGNCPKRVWLRTSPENSMKKLISKYRTDIFQIGKVFRRDPCSKIHRPEFTMLEWYRIGKDYNYLIQEIGELLKYLGVSQDYEIIRLEHAFEEYTGVVLSEDEEIFKNNLISYGYPFKDDEDWESIFYEIYIQMERHLGKEKPTFLTHFPTRLSAYAKVEGGYAERFELYIKGVEIANGWTEETSKSEIERRMKLYLQGREMPMDEELLKAYEDFPECAGCSIGLERLFLVLKGFESMDDLEFLI
- the mtnA gene encoding S-methyl-5-thioribose-1-phosphate isomerase; translated protein: MEVKAFYWKGDYLLLLDQRDLPDKEVWLKLTDHIEVADAIRSMAVRGAPAIGCVAAYGFVLGIKREEPEKVQAVLKNTRPTAYNLFWALNRMAKALKEGKDIEQEAINIEKEDYNANKRMGQIGSEFIKDGMRILTHCNTGALATAGWGTALGVIRSAHYSGKKIHVFVNETRPYMQGARLTAWELLKEGIPHTLITDMTAGFLMKKGLIDAIFVGADRITKRGDVANKIGTYTLSVLAKTHNIPFYVVAPTSTFDPSMESQDEIPVEERSGDEIKSFKGCKFAPDDTPALHLAFDITPAENITAIITEEGVIHPRDL